The proteins below come from a single Solea senegalensis isolate Sse05_10M linkage group LG2, IFAPA_SoseM_1, whole genome shotgun sequence genomic window:
- the ical1 gene encoding islet cell autoantigen 1-like isoform X1, translating to MMDGFAGDILSGGQALLGEDSSVMARMQKKFWKTKQVLIKATGKKEDEYVVASDSDVDAKLEFFRSVQATCTELLKVIEKYQHRITRLSQEENELGLFLRFQGEHDRTKAGNMMDATSKALCTSAKQRMALRAPLHRLHQEVETFRQRAIADTLLTVSRMEKARTEYRGALLWMKDISQELDPDTYKQLEKFRKVQTQVRGSKSQFEKLKNDVCQKVDMLGASRCNMLSHSLCTYQTTLLHFWEKTAHAMSGIHVAFQGHVPYQFTTLKDLRDPLDQILDSPKKEDKKKKAPQSNTDSLVSLDDDEPSGSAFATKLTDSDDGNSKSSDFAHQKAITSSPASLDQSRAAAAASDDSLMLMACDEPKSQLLTLTNVPLQPPLLSPSGDQSETWGSGNFQSSLSHLPASECPPLSAGMGLRPEEEERERGDMAFLKDLLSPGPGSSDEFSREWQDAFGVFEPPRVPPEDTGAGTGGQAACQPSPAGFLPSQLLDHSLSATGWSTPPMFKAPPMQPSPDQGQSAQWAQSSAVNGVAAAAAAPPGGSKDMSAWFNLFADLDPLSNPDAIGRSADELLNA from the exons ATGATGGACGG GTTCGCAGGGGACATACTGAGCGGCGGCCAAGCTCTTCTGGGAGAGGACAGCTCTGTGATGGCCCGCATGCAGAAGAAGTTCTGGAAGACCAAACAGGTCTTAATCAAAGCCACAGGCAAGAAGGAGGACGAGTATGTGGTGGCTTCTGACTCTGATGTGGACGCCAAACTCGAG TTCTTTCGCTCGGTTCAGGCCACGTGCACAGAGCTGTTGAAAGTGATTGAGAAGTACCAGCACAGGATTACAC GCTTGTCTCAGGAGGAAAACGAGCTTGGCCTGTTTCTGCGCTTCCAGGGCGAACATGATCGCACCAAGGCTGGCAACATGATGGACGCCACTAGCAAGGCCCTGTGCACCTCTGCCAAGCAGAG GATGGCACTTCGCGCACCACTACACCGTTTGCACCAGGAAGTGGAGACTTTCAGACAGCGTGCCATCGCTGACACACTGCTGACAGTCAGTCGTATGGAGAAGGCCCGGACAGAGTACAGAGGAGCTCTGCTCTGGATGAAAGACATATCCCAAGAACTGGACCCAGACACCTACAAACAGCTGGAGAAGTTCCGCAAG GTCCAAACCCAGGTCAGAGGGTCAAAGAGCCAGtttgagaagctgaagaatGATGTGTGCCAGAAGGTGGACATGCTGGGAGCGAGCCGCTGCAACATGCTCTCCCACTCCCTCTGCACCTACCAG ACCACTCTGTTGCACTTTTGGGAGAAGACAGCCCACGCCATGTCTGGAATCCACGTGGCCTTCCAAGGACACGTACCATACCAGTTCACCACACTCAAG GACCTGAGGGATCCACTGGATCAGATACTTGACTCTCCCAAAaaggaagataaaaaaaagaaggctcCGCAGAGCAACACTGACAG tcTGGTATCCTTGGATGATGACGAACCATCAGGAAGTGCCTTTGCTACAA AACTCACAGACAGTGATGATGGAAACAGCAAAAGCAGTGACTTTg CACATCAAAAAGCCATCACATCCTCTCCAGCCTCGCTGGATCagagtagagcagcagcagcagcctctgacGACAGCCTGATGCTCATGGCCTGTGATGAACCAAAGTCACAGCTCCTGACCCTGACGAATGTCCCACTGCAGCCTCCGCTCCTGTCTCCTTCTGGAGACCAGAGTGAAACCTGGGGCTCTGGAAATTTCCAGTCCAGCCTCTCTCACCTGCCTGCCTCTG AATGTCCACCTCTATCTGCAGGAATGGGGCTGAGACCAGAAGAGGAGGAGCGTGAGAGGGGTGACATGGCTTTCCTCAAAGATCTTCTCAGCCCAGGTCCAGGGTCCAGTGATGAGTTCAGCAGAGAGTGGCAGGATGCTTTTGGGGTGTTTGAGCCTCCCAGAGTTCCTCCTGAAGACACAGGGGCAGGGACTGGTGGGCAAGCAGCTTGTCAGCCCAGCCCTGCAGGCTTCCTTCCCTCCCAGCTGCTGGATCACAGTCTGAGTGCTACAG GTTGGTCAACCCCACCGATGTTCAAAGCTCCGCCCATGCAGCCTTCGCCTGATCAAGGCCAATCAGCCCAGTGGGCTCAGAGTTCTGCTGTTAATG gtgtagctgcagctgcagctgctcctccaggTGGATCCAAAGACATGTCTGCCTGGTTTAACCTATTCGCAGACCTGGACCCGCTTTCCAATCCAGATGCCATTGGACGGTCTGCAGATGAGCTGCTCAATGCCTGA
- the ical1 gene encoding islet cell autoantigen 1-like isoform X5 → MMDGFAGDILSGGQALLGEDSSVMARMQKKFWKTKQVLIKATGKKEDEYVVASDSDVDAKLEFFRSVQATCTELLKVIEKYQHRITRLSQEENELGLFLRFQGEHDRTKAGNMMDATSKALCTSAKQRMALRAPLHRLHQEVETFRQRAIADTLLTVSRMEKARTEYRGALLWMKDISQELDPDTYKQLEKFRKVQTQVRGSKSQFEKLKNDVCQKVDMLGASRCNMLSHSLCTYQTTLLHFWEKTAHAMSGIHVAFQGHVPYQFTTLKDLRDPLDQILDSPKKEDKKKKAPQSNTDSLVSLDDDEPSGSAFATKLTDSDDGNSKSSDFECPPLSAGMGLRPEEEERERGDMAFLKDLLSPGPGSSDEFSREWQDAFGVFEPPRVPPEDTGAGTGGQAACQPSPAGFLPSQLLDHSLSATGWSTPPMFKAPPMQPSPDQGQSAQWAQSSAVNGVAAAAAAPPGGSKDMSAWFNLFADLDPLSNPDAIGRSADELLNA, encoded by the exons ATGATGGACGG GTTCGCAGGGGACATACTGAGCGGCGGCCAAGCTCTTCTGGGAGAGGACAGCTCTGTGATGGCCCGCATGCAGAAGAAGTTCTGGAAGACCAAACAGGTCTTAATCAAAGCCACAGGCAAGAAGGAGGACGAGTATGTGGTGGCTTCTGACTCTGATGTGGACGCCAAACTCGAG TTCTTTCGCTCGGTTCAGGCCACGTGCACAGAGCTGTTGAAAGTGATTGAGAAGTACCAGCACAGGATTACAC GCTTGTCTCAGGAGGAAAACGAGCTTGGCCTGTTTCTGCGCTTCCAGGGCGAACATGATCGCACCAAGGCTGGCAACATGATGGACGCCACTAGCAAGGCCCTGTGCACCTCTGCCAAGCAGAG GATGGCACTTCGCGCACCACTACACCGTTTGCACCAGGAAGTGGAGACTTTCAGACAGCGTGCCATCGCTGACACACTGCTGACAGTCAGTCGTATGGAGAAGGCCCGGACAGAGTACAGAGGAGCTCTGCTCTGGATGAAAGACATATCCCAAGAACTGGACCCAGACACCTACAAACAGCTGGAGAAGTTCCGCAAG GTCCAAACCCAGGTCAGAGGGTCAAAGAGCCAGtttgagaagctgaagaatGATGTGTGCCAGAAGGTGGACATGCTGGGAGCGAGCCGCTGCAACATGCTCTCCCACTCCCTCTGCACCTACCAG ACCACTCTGTTGCACTTTTGGGAGAAGACAGCCCACGCCATGTCTGGAATCCACGTGGCCTTCCAAGGACACGTACCATACCAGTTCACCACACTCAAG GACCTGAGGGATCCACTGGATCAGATACTTGACTCTCCCAAAaaggaagataaaaaaaagaaggctcCGCAGAGCAACACTGACAG tcTGGTATCCTTGGATGATGACGAACCATCAGGAAGTGCCTTTGCTACAA AACTCACAGACAGTGATGATGGAAACAGCAAAAGCAGTGACTTTg AATGTCCACCTCTATCTGCAGGAATGGGGCTGAGACCAGAAGAGGAGGAGCGTGAGAGGGGTGACATGGCTTTCCTCAAAGATCTTCTCAGCCCAGGTCCAGGGTCCAGTGATGAGTTCAGCAGAGAGTGGCAGGATGCTTTTGGGGTGTTTGAGCCTCCCAGAGTTCCTCCTGAAGACACAGGGGCAGGGACTGGTGGGCAAGCAGCTTGTCAGCCCAGCCCTGCAGGCTTCCTTCCCTCCCAGCTGCTGGATCACAGTCTGAGTGCTACAG GTTGGTCAACCCCACCGATGTTCAAAGCTCCGCCCATGCAGCCTTCGCCTGATCAAGGCCAATCAGCCCAGTGGGCTCAGAGTTCTGCTGTTAATG gtgtagctgcagctgcagctgctcctccaggTGGATCCAAAGACATGTCTGCCTGGTTTAACCTATTCGCAGACCTGGACCCGCTTTCCAATCCAGATGCCATTGGACGGTCTGCAGATGAGCTGCTCAATGCCTGA
- the ical1 gene encoding islet cell autoantigen 1-like isoform X3, with the protein MMDGFAGDILSGGQALLGEDSSVMARMQKKFWKTKQVLIKATGKKEDEYVVASDSDVDAKLEFFRSVQATCTELLKVIEKYQHRITRLSQEENELGLFLRFQGEHDRTKAGNMMDATSKALCTSAKQRMALRAPLHRLHQEVETFRQRAIADTLLTVSRMEKARTEYRGALLWMKDISQELDPDTYKQLEKFRKVQTQVRGSKSQFEKLKNDVCQKVDMLGASRCNMLSHSLCTYQTTLLHFWEKTAHAMSGIHVAFQGHVPYQFTTLKDLRDPLDQILDSPKKEDKKKKAPQSNTDSLVSLDDDEPSGSAFATKLTDSDDGNSKSSDFAHQKAITSSPASLDQSRAAAAASDDSLMLMACDEPKSQLLTLTNVPLQPPLLSPSGDQSETWGSGNFQSSLSHLPASECPPLSAGMGLRPEEEERERGDMAFLKDLLSPGPGSSDEFSREWQDAFGVFEPPRVPPEDTGAGTGGQAACQPSPAGFLPSQLLDHSLSATGWSTPPMFKAPPMQPSPDQGQSAQWAQSSAVNAAAAPPGGSKDMSAWFNLFADLDPLSNPDAIGRSADELLNA; encoded by the exons ATGATGGACGG GTTCGCAGGGGACATACTGAGCGGCGGCCAAGCTCTTCTGGGAGAGGACAGCTCTGTGATGGCCCGCATGCAGAAGAAGTTCTGGAAGACCAAACAGGTCTTAATCAAAGCCACAGGCAAGAAGGAGGACGAGTATGTGGTGGCTTCTGACTCTGATGTGGACGCCAAACTCGAG TTCTTTCGCTCGGTTCAGGCCACGTGCACAGAGCTGTTGAAAGTGATTGAGAAGTACCAGCACAGGATTACAC GCTTGTCTCAGGAGGAAAACGAGCTTGGCCTGTTTCTGCGCTTCCAGGGCGAACATGATCGCACCAAGGCTGGCAACATGATGGACGCCACTAGCAAGGCCCTGTGCACCTCTGCCAAGCAGAG GATGGCACTTCGCGCACCACTACACCGTTTGCACCAGGAAGTGGAGACTTTCAGACAGCGTGCCATCGCTGACACACTGCTGACAGTCAGTCGTATGGAGAAGGCCCGGACAGAGTACAGAGGAGCTCTGCTCTGGATGAAAGACATATCCCAAGAACTGGACCCAGACACCTACAAACAGCTGGAGAAGTTCCGCAAG GTCCAAACCCAGGTCAGAGGGTCAAAGAGCCAGtttgagaagctgaagaatGATGTGTGCCAGAAGGTGGACATGCTGGGAGCGAGCCGCTGCAACATGCTCTCCCACTCCCTCTGCACCTACCAG ACCACTCTGTTGCACTTTTGGGAGAAGACAGCCCACGCCATGTCTGGAATCCACGTGGCCTTCCAAGGACACGTACCATACCAGTTCACCACACTCAAG GACCTGAGGGATCCACTGGATCAGATACTTGACTCTCCCAAAaaggaagataaaaaaaagaaggctcCGCAGAGCAACACTGACAG tcTGGTATCCTTGGATGATGACGAACCATCAGGAAGTGCCTTTGCTACAA AACTCACAGACAGTGATGATGGAAACAGCAAAAGCAGTGACTTTg CACATCAAAAAGCCATCACATCCTCTCCAGCCTCGCTGGATCagagtagagcagcagcagcagcctctgacGACAGCCTGATGCTCATGGCCTGTGATGAACCAAAGTCACAGCTCCTGACCCTGACGAATGTCCCACTGCAGCCTCCGCTCCTGTCTCCTTCTGGAGACCAGAGTGAAACCTGGGGCTCTGGAAATTTCCAGTCCAGCCTCTCTCACCTGCCTGCCTCTG AATGTCCACCTCTATCTGCAGGAATGGGGCTGAGACCAGAAGAGGAGGAGCGTGAGAGGGGTGACATGGCTTTCCTCAAAGATCTTCTCAGCCCAGGTCCAGGGTCCAGTGATGAGTTCAGCAGAGAGTGGCAGGATGCTTTTGGGGTGTTTGAGCCTCCCAGAGTTCCTCCTGAAGACACAGGGGCAGGGACTGGTGGGCAAGCAGCTTGTCAGCCCAGCCCTGCAGGCTTCCTTCCCTCCCAGCTGCTGGATCACAGTCTGAGTGCTACAG GTTGGTCAACCCCACCGATGTTCAAAGCTCCGCCCATGCAGCCTTCGCCTGATCAAGGCCAATCAGCCCAGTGGGCTCAGAGTTCTGCTGTTAATG ctgcagctgctcctccaggTGGATCCAAAGACATGTCTGCCTGGTTTAACCTATTCGCAGACCTGGACCCGCTTTCCAATCCAGATGCCATTGGACGGTCTGCAGATGAGCTGCTCAATGCCTGA
- the ical1 gene encoding islet cell autoantigen 1-like isoform X2, translated as MMDGFAGDILSGGQALLGEDSSVMARMQKKFWKTKQVLIKATGKKEDEYVVASDSDVDAKLEFFRSVQATCTELLKVIEKYQHRITRLSQEENELGLFLRFQGEHDRTKAGNMMDATSKALCTSAKQRMALRAPLHRLHQEVETFRQRAIADTLLTVSRMEKARTEYRGALLWMKDISQELDPDTYKQLEKFRKVQTQVRGSKSQFEKLKNDVCQKVDMLGASRCNMLSHSLCTYQTTLLHFWEKTAHAMSGIHVAFQGHVPYQFTTLKDLRDPLDQILDSPKKEDKKKKAPQSNTDSLVSLDDDEPSGSAFATKLTDSDDGNSKSSDFAHQKAITSSPASLDQSRAAAAASDDSLMLMACDEPKSQLLTLTNVPLQPPLLSPSGDQSETWGSGNFQSSLSHLPASECPPLSAGMGLRPEEEERERGDMAFLKDLLSPGPGSSDEFSREWQDAFGVFEPPRVPPEDTGAGTGGQAACQPSPAGFLPSQLLDHSLSATGWSTPPMFKAPPMQPSPDQGQSAQWAQSSAVNAAAAAAPPGGSKDMSAWFNLFADLDPLSNPDAIGRSADELLNA; from the exons ATGATGGACGG GTTCGCAGGGGACATACTGAGCGGCGGCCAAGCTCTTCTGGGAGAGGACAGCTCTGTGATGGCCCGCATGCAGAAGAAGTTCTGGAAGACCAAACAGGTCTTAATCAAAGCCACAGGCAAGAAGGAGGACGAGTATGTGGTGGCTTCTGACTCTGATGTGGACGCCAAACTCGAG TTCTTTCGCTCGGTTCAGGCCACGTGCACAGAGCTGTTGAAAGTGATTGAGAAGTACCAGCACAGGATTACAC GCTTGTCTCAGGAGGAAAACGAGCTTGGCCTGTTTCTGCGCTTCCAGGGCGAACATGATCGCACCAAGGCTGGCAACATGATGGACGCCACTAGCAAGGCCCTGTGCACCTCTGCCAAGCAGAG GATGGCACTTCGCGCACCACTACACCGTTTGCACCAGGAAGTGGAGACTTTCAGACAGCGTGCCATCGCTGACACACTGCTGACAGTCAGTCGTATGGAGAAGGCCCGGACAGAGTACAGAGGAGCTCTGCTCTGGATGAAAGACATATCCCAAGAACTGGACCCAGACACCTACAAACAGCTGGAGAAGTTCCGCAAG GTCCAAACCCAGGTCAGAGGGTCAAAGAGCCAGtttgagaagctgaagaatGATGTGTGCCAGAAGGTGGACATGCTGGGAGCGAGCCGCTGCAACATGCTCTCCCACTCCCTCTGCACCTACCAG ACCACTCTGTTGCACTTTTGGGAGAAGACAGCCCACGCCATGTCTGGAATCCACGTGGCCTTCCAAGGACACGTACCATACCAGTTCACCACACTCAAG GACCTGAGGGATCCACTGGATCAGATACTTGACTCTCCCAAAaaggaagataaaaaaaagaaggctcCGCAGAGCAACACTGACAG tcTGGTATCCTTGGATGATGACGAACCATCAGGAAGTGCCTTTGCTACAA AACTCACAGACAGTGATGATGGAAACAGCAAAAGCAGTGACTTTg CACATCAAAAAGCCATCACATCCTCTCCAGCCTCGCTGGATCagagtagagcagcagcagcagcctctgacGACAGCCTGATGCTCATGGCCTGTGATGAACCAAAGTCACAGCTCCTGACCCTGACGAATGTCCCACTGCAGCCTCCGCTCCTGTCTCCTTCTGGAGACCAGAGTGAAACCTGGGGCTCTGGAAATTTCCAGTCCAGCCTCTCTCACCTGCCTGCCTCTG AATGTCCACCTCTATCTGCAGGAATGGGGCTGAGACCAGAAGAGGAGGAGCGTGAGAGGGGTGACATGGCTTTCCTCAAAGATCTTCTCAGCCCAGGTCCAGGGTCCAGTGATGAGTTCAGCAGAGAGTGGCAGGATGCTTTTGGGGTGTTTGAGCCTCCCAGAGTTCCTCCTGAAGACACAGGGGCAGGGACTGGTGGGCAAGCAGCTTGTCAGCCCAGCCCTGCAGGCTTCCTTCCCTCCCAGCTGCTGGATCACAGTCTGAGTGCTACAG GTTGGTCAACCCCACCGATGTTCAAAGCTCCGCCCATGCAGCCTTCGCCTGATCAAGGCCAATCAGCCCAGTGGGCTCAGAGTTCTGCTGTTAATG ctgcagctgcagctgctcctccaggTGGATCCAAAGACATGTCTGCCTGGTTTAACCTATTCGCAGACCTGGACCCGCTTTCCAATCCAGATGCCATTGGACGGTCTGCAGATGAGCTGCTCAATGCCTGA
- the ical1 gene encoding islet cell autoantigen 1-like isoform X4: MMDGFAGDILSGGQALLGEDSSVMARMQKKFWKTKQVLIKATGKKEDEYVVASDSDVDAKLEFFRSVQATCTELLKVIEKYQHRITRLSQEENELGLFLRFQGEHDRTKAGNMMDATSKALCTSAKQRMALRAPLHRLHQEVETFRQRAIADTLLTVSRMEKARTEYRGALLWMKDISQELDPDTYKQLEKFRKVQTQVRGSKSQFEKLKNDVCQKVDMLGASRCNMLSHSLCTYQTTLLHFWEKTAHAMSGIHVAFQGHVPYQFTTLKDLRDPLDQILDSPKKEDKKKKAPQSNTDSLVSLDDDEPSGSAFATKLTDSDDGNSKSSDFAHQKAITSSPASLDQSRAAAAASDDSLMLMACDEPKSQLLTLTNVPLQPPLLSPSGDQSETWGSGNFQSSLSHLPASGMGLRPEEEERERGDMAFLKDLLSPGPGSSDEFSREWQDAFGVFEPPRVPPEDTGAGTGGQAACQPSPAGFLPSQLLDHSLSATGWSTPPMFKAPPMQPSPDQGQSAQWAQSSAVNGVAAAAAAPPGGSKDMSAWFNLFADLDPLSNPDAIGRSADELLNA, encoded by the exons ATGATGGACGG GTTCGCAGGGGACATACTGAGCGGCGGCCAAGCTCTTCTGGGAGAGGACAGCTCTGTGATGGCCCGCATGCAGAAGAAGTTCTGGAAGACCAAACAGGTCTTAATCAAAGCCACAGGCAAGAAGGAGGACGAGTATGTGGTGGCTTCTGACTCTGATGTGGACGCCAAACTCGAG TTCTTTCGCTCGGTTCAGGCCACGTGCACAGAGCTGTTGAAAGTGATTGAGAAGTACCAGCACAGGATTACAC GCTTGTCTCAGGAGGAAAACGAGCTTGGCCTGTTTCTGCGCTTCCAGGGCGAACATGATCGCACCAAGGCTGGCAACATGATGGACGCCACTAGCAAGGCCCTGTGCACCTCTGCCAAGCAGAG GATGGCACTTCGCGCACCACTACACCGTTTGCACCAGGAAGTGGAGACTTTCAGACAGCGTGCCATCGCTGACACACTGCTGACAGTCAGTCGTATGGAGAAGGCCCGGACAGAGTACAGAGGAGCTCTGCTCTGGATGAAAGACATATCCCAAGAACTGGACCCAGACACCTACAAACAGCTGGAGAAGTTCCGCAAG GTCCAAACCCAGGTCAGAGGGTCAAAGAGCCAGtttgagaagctgaagaatGATGTGTGCCAGAAGGTGGACATGCTGGGAGCGAGCCGCTGCAACATGCTCTCCCACTCCCTCTGCACCTACCAG ACCACTCTGTTGCACTTTTGGGAGAAGACAGCCCACGCCATGTCTGGAATCCACGTGGCCTTCCAAGGACACGTACCATACCAGTTCACCACACTCAAG GACCTGAGGGATCCACTGGATCAGATACTTGACTCTCCCAAAaaggaagataaaaaaaagaaggctcCGCAGAGCAACACTGACAG tcTGGTATCCTTGGATGATGACGAACCATCAGGAAGTGCCTTTGCTACAA AACTCACAGACAGTGATGATGGAAACAGCAAAAGCAGTGACTTTg CACATCAAAAAGCCATCACATCCTCTCCAGCCTCGCTGGATCagagtagagcagcagcagcagcctctgacGACAGCCTGATGCTCATGGCCTGTGATGAACCAAAGTCACAGCTCCTGACCCTGACGAATGTCCCACTGCAGCCTCCGCTCCTGTCTCCTTCTGGAGACCAGAGTGAAACCTGGGGCTCTGGAAATTTCCAGTCCAGCCTCTCTCACCTGCCTGCCTCTG GAATGGGGCTGAGACCAGAAGAGGAGGAGCGTGAGAGGGGTGACATGGCTTTCCTCAAAGATCTTCTCAGCCCAGGTCCAGGGTCCAGTGATGAGTTCAGCAGAGAGTGGCAGGATGCTTTTGGGGTGTTTGAGCCTCCCAGAGTTCCTCCTGAAGACACAGGGGCAGGGACTGGTGGGCAAGCAGCTTGTCAGCCCAGCCCTGCAGGCTTCCTTCCCTCCCAGCTGCTGGATCACAGTCTGAGTGCTACAG GTTGGTCAACCCCACCGATGTTCAAAGCTCCGCCCATGCAGCCTTCGCCTGATCAAGGCCAATCAGCCCAGTGGGCTCAGAGTTCTGCTGTTAATG gtgtagctgcagctgcagctgctcctccaggTGGATCCAAAGACATGTCTGCCTGGTTTAACCTATTCGCAGACCTGGACCCGCTTTCCAATCCAGATGCCATTGGACGGTCTGCAGATGAGCTGCTCAATGCCTGA
- the ical1 gene encoding islet cell autoantigen 1-like isoform X6: MMDGFAGDILSGGQALLGEDSSVMARMQKKFWKTKQVLIKATGKKEDEYVVASDSDVDAKLEFFRSVQATCTELLKVIEKYQHRITRLSQEENELGLFLRFQGEHDRTKAGNMMDATSKALCTSAKQRMALRAPLHRLHQEVETFRQRAIADTLLTVSRMEKARTEYRGALLWMKDISQELDPDTYKQLEKFRKVQTQVRGSKSQFEKLKNDVCQKVDMLGASRCNMLSHSLCTYQTTLLHFWEKTAHAMSGIHVAFQGHVPYQFTTLKDLRDPLDQILDSPKKEDKKKKAPQSNTDSLVSLDDDEPSGSAFATKLTDSDDGNSKSSDFGMGLRPEEEERERGDMAFLKDLLSPGPGSSDEFSREWQDAFGVFEPPRVPPEDTGAGTGGQAACQPSPAGFLPSQLLDHSLSATGWSTPPMFKAPPMQPSPDQGQSAQWAQSSAVNGVAAAAAAPPGGSKDMSAWFNLFADLDPLSNPDAIGRSADELLNA; the protein is encoded by the exons ATGATGGACGG GTTCGCAGGGGACATACTGAGCGGCGGCCAAGCTCTTCTGGGAGAGGACAGCTCTGTGATGGCCCGCATGCAGAAGAAGTTCTGGAAGACCAAACAGGTCTTAATCAAAGCCACAGGCAAGAAGGAGGACGAGTATGTGGTGGCTTCTGACTCTGATGTGGACGCCAAACTCGAG TTCTTTCGCTCGGTTCAGGCCACGTGCACAGAGCTGTTGAAAGTGATTGAGAAGTACCAGCACAGGATTACAC GCTTGTCTCAGGAGGAAAACGAGCTTGGCCTGTTTCTGCGCTTCCAGGGCGAACATGATCGCACCAAGGCTGGCAACATGATGGACGCCACTAGCAAGGCCCTGTGCACCTCTGCCAAGCAGAG GATGGCACTTCGCGCACCACTACACCGTTTGCACCAGGAAGTGGAGACTTTCAGACAGCGTGCCATCGCTGACACACTGCTGACAGTCAGTCGTATGGAGAAGGCCCGGACAGAGTACAGAGGAGCTCTGCTCTGGATGAAAGACATATCCCAAGAACTGGACCCAGACACCTACAAACAGCTGGAGAAGTTCCGCAAG GTCCAAACCCAGGTCAGAGGGTCAAAGAGCCAGtttgagaagctgaagaatGATGTGTGCCAGAAGGTGGACATGCTGGGAGCGAGCCGCTGCAACATGCTCTCCCACTCCCTCTGCACCTACCAG ACCACTCTGTTGCACTTTTGGGAGAAGACAGCCCACGCCATGTCTGGAATCCACGTGGCCTTCCAAGGACACGTACCATACCAGTTCACCACACTCAAG GACCTGAGGGATCCACTGGATCAGATACTTGACTCTCCCAAAaaggaagataaaaaaaagaaggctcCGCAGAGCAACACTGACAG tcTGGTATCCTTGGATGATGACGAACCATCAGGAAGTGCCTTTGCTACAA AACTCACAGACAGTGATGATGGAAACAGCAAAAGCAGTGACTTTg GAATGGGGCTGAGACCAGAAGAGGAGGAGCGTGAGAGGGGTGACATGGCTTTCCTCAAAGATCTTCTCAGCCCAGGTCCAGGGTCCAGTGATGAGTTCAGCAGAGAGTGGCAGGATGCTTTTGGGGTGTTTGAGCCTCCCAGAGTTCCTCCTGAAGACACAGGGGCAGGGACTGGTGGGCAAGCAGCTTGTCAGCCCAGCCCTGCAGGCTTCCTTCCCTCCCAGCTGCTGGATCACAGTCTGAGTGCTACAG GTTGGTCAACCCCACCGATGTTCAAAGCTCCGCCCATGCAGCCTTCGCCTGATCAAGGCCAATCAGCCCAGTGGGCTCAGAGTTCTGCTGTTAATG gtgtagctgcagctgcagctgctcctccaggTGGATCCAAAGACATGTCTGCCTGGTTTAACCTATTCGCAGACCTGGACCCGCTTTCCAATCCAGATGCCATTGGACGGTCTGCAGATGAGCTGCTCAATGCCTGA